From Anaerolineae bacterium:
CAGAGTGAGAAGAGCTCGCCTGACAGGGCGATGAAGCCCGGCGTGACGGGGCCGTATGACTCGGCCTGACAGGGCAGGGAAGGCGGCACGAGCCCTTCCTGTTGACTCACCGCCGTCCTGCCGTACACTCTTGTTTACAGCCTCAGACGGCTTCGGTCAAGACAGGCCAATGGCGCCGGCCGTAGGAGGCGGGCTTATCGTCTGAAAAGGAGGCAAGTCGTCATGCAGTATCGCCAGTTGCACGATGGCCGTCCGGTCCCGGTGATGGGGTTAGGCACCGCGACCTACGGCACCGACCCCGCTCGCGAGGCACAGGCCATTCGGGCGGCCCTGGACCTGGGGTACACCCACATAGATACGGCCGAGCGCTATGGCGGGGGCAGGGCCGAACAGGTGATTGGGGAGGCCATCAAGGGCCACGACCGCTCCCGCCTCTTCCTCACCAGCAAAGTCGCCCCCGACAACCTGCACTACCAGAGCGTGCTCCATGCTCTAGAGGGAACCCTGAACCGCCTGCAGACCGATTACCTCGACCTGTACCTCATTCACTGGCCCAACCCTAGCATCCCGCTGGAGGAGACGTTCCGCGCCCTCAATGAGTTGGTCTCCCAGGGCAAGGTCCGCTACATCGGGGTGAGCAACTTCAGTCAAAGCCAGATGGAAGAGGCCTTCCGTCTGACCGACTCCATCCTGGCCACCAACCAGGTGCACTACAGCCTGACCCATCGGGAGCCAGAGCAGAATGGGGTGCTGCAGTTCTGCCAGTCCCACGACGTGCTGCTCACCGCCTACACTCCCATCGAGCGCGGCCGGGTGACTGAGAGCCATACGCTGGCGAACATGGCTCGGGCGAAGGGATGCACCGCGGTGCAGCTAGCCCTCGCCTGGCTGATCTCCAAGGATCACGTCATCACCATACCCCAGTCCAAAGACAGGAAGCACCTGGAGGAGAACCTGGGGGCGCTCGAGGTGGAACTGACGGCAGAGGAGATGGACCAGCTCGACCGGCTGGCGTCCTGAAGACGTCTCCCCGATCCCGCGCTCAGGCGGGTGCGCCCTGCCGTTCGCGAAGCCTAATGCCGTGATCCCAAGGCGGGGCTCGTGGGCGGCCACGGCCAGGCTCGGGGCAACGACCAGGAGAGGCCGAGGACGGAGGCGGGGCGCCCTGCCTCGCCCCAGCTGCCAAAGCGCAGGCGCATCGATGCGGGGCCGTAGCCGGCCATTCACCTCTGAGGCTGAGCGGCGCCCGCTTGCCAGCAGGCTGGTTGCGCCTCTTCCTTCCGCCTCCGCTGGCGTCCGTCTCCCGCCGCGCCACGTTCGGGGGAACTAGTGCCCGCCGTCCAGGATGCGCCGTACCGTTCGACTGAGGTCGCCGATGTCAAAGGGTTTCTGCATCACGTGGCCGTCGAGAGATTGGGAGCCGCCTTCGCCCTGGCAGTAGCCGGTCATGTAGAGCACGGGCACGTCTGCGGGCCGGCCGTGCCCGCTCCTCGTGGCTCGCAGAGCCTGGACCAGCTCCGGCCCGTTCATCCCCGGCATGACCACGTCGGTGAGCACCAGATCGGGCCGGTGGGCGCTGTGGCGCCAGTGCGCCATCGCCTCCTCGGCTCCGGCTGCTTCCAGGACAGTGTAGCCCAGCCTGCGCAGGGCCGAGGAAGCCAAGGCGCGCACGGCCTTCTCATCCTCCACTACCAAGATGGTCTCGGTGCCGCGAGGCACGGGCGGCCGCTCAGATCTGGTAGAAGCGACTGACGCCGGCTCCTCAGCTCGAGCCAGGTAGATGCGGAAGCTGGTCCCTTGGCCGGGCTGGCTCTCCACGTATATGTTCCCACCTAGCTGCTTGATTATCCCGTAGACGCTAGCCAGGCCCATGCCCGTCCCCCTGTCCGGCCCCTTGGTGCTGAAGAAGGGCTCGAACAGATGGGCCATCACCTCAGGCGGCATGCCCACGCCGGTGTCCTCCACCGACAGCCGCACGTGGGGCCCCGGTTTGGAGCCGAGGTGCTCCTGCACGAAGCCGGCATCCAGCTCGACGTTCGCCGTCTCCAGGGTGAGCGTACCTCCCTCGGGCATGGCGTCCCTCGCATTGAGAGCCAGGTTGAGGACAACCTGCTCGATCTGGGCCCGGTCGGCGCGCACGTGCCACAGGTCATCGGCCAGCCTCACCTCGAGGGCGATCTGCTCGCCCAGGGTCCGTGCCAGCATGGAGGCCATCCCGGCGATCACCTCGTTCAGGCTCATCACCTTCACTTCCAGCACCTGCCGCCGACTGAACGCCAGCAATTGCCGAGTGAGCAGGGCAGCCCGCTCGCCCGCCTGCCGTATCCCCTCTACGTCCTGCAGCAGTGCCGGCTTGCCTGCCAGTTCCTCCCGCAGGAAGTCGCTATGGCCGCTGATGACGGTGAGCAGGTTGTTGAAGTCGTGGGCAATGCCCCCAGCCAGCTGTCCCACCGCTTCCATCTTCTGAGCCTGGCGGTACTGGGCTTCCAGCCGGCGGCGCTCGGTCAGGTCCTCGATCAGGTGCACCGCAGCGCCGGGGCCGTCCTCGTCGGGCAGGAAGGCCCAGTGTGCGTGCACGGGCACCGCTCTGCCGTCCTTGCGCAGCATGCGGTACTCCTCACCGCCCGGTCGCGCCGCATCGAGCGTGTCCATCAGCCGCCGGCGCAGTCTGGGCCAGTCGTCCGGATGAACCAGTTCCTCCAGGCGCCGCGAGACGATCTCCTCCGGTCGGTAGCCCAGGATGGGCTCGGTGCGCCGGTTGACGCTGGCGATGGTGCCGTCGCCGCGTACCGACAGGATCAGGCTGGGAGCGGTATCGAAGATGCTGCGATAGCGTGCTTCACTTCTGGCCAGAGCCTCTTGAGCCCTACGGGCTGCGGTGACGTCCCGCAGAGTCACCACCAGGCCACGAGGCTCCCGCCGGTGGTCGTCGAGGAGCTCGGACAGGCGCAGGTCGTAACACGCCCGCCGCCCCTGGTGATCGAGCCACACCTCGGTGCTCCCTTCCTTCCCCTCTTTGAGGCGGTCCAGTAAGTTGGCGTAGGCGGCCGCAACGTCCCCGATAGGACGGCCGAGGAGGGTGGCGGCGGGCGCCCCCAGCAGTCGCTCCGCACTGGGGTTCGCCCAGATCAGGCGCCGCCGGCGGTCCAGGACCAGCATTCCGTCTGCCATGCTCTCGATGACCGCGGCGCTGGCGATGGGCACTATGTCCAGCAGGTGAAACCGCCCCATTCCCCAGAGCATGGCCAGGCCGGTCACGACGAACATGAACCCCGTCAGGTCCAGCCGGCCGAGGGGACGCAGCCCAGCCAGGTAGGCGATACTGGCCAGGAAGGGAGCCAGCAGAGCCACCAGAAGAACCAGGGCCTGCCCGCGGTAGGGCCTGGGGCTGCGCCCGAGCAGACGCACCAAGATCACGGTGGCGAGCAAGAGGAGCGCGTACGAGTAAGCAGTGTGGAACCAGAACCAGCCACCACGGCTGATCTCGAGCATCCGGAGGCCGTGCACCTCTACCATGCGGTAGCGATCCCATATGAGCCCGTGGTAATCGTTGGTGGCCAGCATCGCCAGCGTCAGAGCCGGCACTACCAGGAGGCCGGCGATCTCCCTGCGGGAGATGGTGCCGCCCGTGTACTGCACGGAGAAGGCGAGCCAACTCACCGGCAACACCACTATGCCCAGGTACTGCAAGCGGGCGAACAGCTCCGCCTGAGCGGCGTCAGCGCTGGCCAACTCCAGGGCGTACCCGAGAGACCACCACCCCGCGAGCACCATGGAGAGGGCATACGAGTTCGCCCCGGGGTAGGAGGCCCTGCGCCAGCCGTAGGCCCCCAGGGCGAAGCACATGGCCGCCGCGACGGCCAGAGGCACTGCGAAGGCGGTGAACTGCACGTGCATTCTGCGTCGAGCCCGCCAAGTCCAGAAGGTGGCCCGCTGAGGCAGCCACATGCGCCAGTGGCGGTGACTCTGAGTCGCACCGCCATCCCAGCGGAGAGGCTGCCCCCCGTGCTGACCAGATATCGGCCAGCTGGCTTTCGGGCTTTAGCCCCCGCTTTCCCCAAGGCAACGGCACTATTCCCCCTTGACCCGCATGCACATCTGGCTTACTCTTTGCAGGCAGGAGCGAGCGAACCCTGCCTGCAATACTACCCGCTTTTATTACAGCCAAGGGAGCGTCATGCAGCCACTGGAAGGACAGCCCAAGCAGAAGGTCTTCACTCGGGACGAGCTGGCCGAGCAGGCCGGCGTGTCCTATGGGCAGATACGGCACTGGGAAGCCTGTGGGCTCCTAGAGGGTGGGGACGTCCGCGGTGCGACATCGGTGCCTATCCCTGGGGCGACGGTGCGTGTCTTCTCGCCCGATCAGAAGGATCGGGCCGTGGCCATCGCTCAGCTGCGACGTGCCGGCATGTCGCTGCAAGCCATCCGTGCCTTGCTGGAGTTCTCCTGGCAGGCGTCCCCCGAGCCCATCCTAGTCCGGTCTCGCGGGCGCATTTCAGCCATTCTGGTGCCGTCCGCCCTGCGTGAGGCCGTACTGACCCTGTGCGGCCCCGCCGTCGTGCCGTCGGAAGAGGAGGTGATGGGAAGCTCAGTCGGGTATCTCGGGCCCAGCCCGTGCGCCGCGTGGACAGAAGAGAGCCAGTTCTGCGAAGGAAGTCTCTTGAGGAGGATCGAGATGCGTGCAAGTCGAATGACCCGCAGACGGTTCCTGAGTGTGTCCGCCCTGACGGCTAGCGTCGCTGTGACGGCGGCCTGCGCCGGCGCCACGCCGGCCCCAGCGGAGCCGACCGCTGCCCCGGCAGAACCTACAGCCCCTCCTGCCGCTACAGCCCCGCCGGCCGAGGCCGCTCCGGCATCCAAGTACTCGGAGGCCCCCGAGCTGGCTGCCAAGGTGGCTGCCGGTGAGCTTCCTCCCGTGGAAGAGCGCCTCCCGGCCGAACCCCTAGTAGTAGAGTGCCTGCAGGAGCCAGGTGAGTACTGCAGCGACCTAAACCGCTCTCTTACCGCCAACGCCCCAGTGTTGATGAGCACCTTTCTGTGGGAGGGTCTCATTCGCTGGGACACAAGCGGAGGCGGCCTGGCCATAGCCCCCAACGTCGCCTCCTCGTGGGAAGTGAACGAAGACGCCACCGCGTACACTTTCCATCTGCGGCCTGGAATGAGGTGGTCTGACGGAGAGCCCTTCACCGCCGATGATGTCATGTTCTGGTATCAGGATGTGGCACTCAATGAAGAGCTTACGCCTTCCTTCCCTAGCTGGCTGACAGTCGCAGGCGAGCCGGTCACTATAGAGCGGGTCGACGACTACACCATCCGGCTCAGCTGGCCCAGCCCTCACGCGCTGCTCCTGGAGATGATGTGCTTCAACGGCACGACGTCCCCCATCTTTGCCCCCGCCCACTACCTGAAGCAGTTCCATCCAAGCTACGCGGATCCAACGGAGCTCGAGGCTAAGGTGAAGGAGGCCCAGTTCGAGACCTGGTACCAGCTGTTCGCCAACCGGAATGACTGGACAGCGAACCCCGAACTACCCAACCTCTGGCCCTGGGTACCGACCGGACAATGGGGACTTGGAGCTCGGATCGTGTGCAACCGCAATCCCTACTACTGGAAGGTGGACACAAACGGGAAGCAGTTGCCCTACTTCGAGCGGTATATCGTGGAGGCGGTAGAGAACAACGAGATCATCCTGATGAAGGCCATCGCGGGCGAGATAGACGTCAGCCTTGAGGGCCTCGGCTTCGCCAACCTATCGCTGCTAAAGGAGCATGAGGAGGACGGCGGATACACTGTCGTACAGTGGGAGGGCGGATACCCCGAGAGCGTCTATGTGAATCAGAGCTTCCAGGACCCGGTGAAGTCCGCCCTGTTCCGCCAGCGAGAGTTCCGGCATGCCCTCTCCTACGCGATCAACCGCGACGAGCTGAATGATCTGTTCTGGAATGGAATGGCGTTGATCAAGCAGCCCTGCGGCAGCAGCCTGGAGCCGTACTGGGAGGAGGGGTTTGGCCAGACAGCGCTGGAGTACGATCCCGAACGAGCGAATGCCATGCTGGATGCGGTCGGGTTGGACAAACGGGATGGAGAGGGCTTCCGGCTGAACTCGGAGGGGAACCGGTTGCAGCTGCTCCTTGAGTTCTTTGGCGCTGATCCCGCTGGCGTGCTGAGGGCCGATGTCTACCAACAGGTGGCGAACTACTGGCAGGAAGTGGGCATAGAGACCATAGCCAGGGACATAGAGCGCACTCTCTGGACTCAGCGCGCCACTAGCAACGAGGCAGAGATGCCCTGCTACGCAGTGGCGGAGCTGCTTTGGGTTATCGACCCCATTTGGTATGTGCCGTACGGCAGCACCTGTTACTGGGCCCCCGGATATGGCGCCTGGACTGCGAGCGGAGGCACGGGTGGACTGGAGCCTCCCGAGGATCTCAAGGAGTTGATTCACTGGTATGACCAGCTCAAGGCCGAGCCGGATGGGGCGAGGCGAGCCGAGCTGGGCCGAAACATTCTGCGACGACACAACGAACAGGTCTACATGATCGGTACCTGCCATGGCAGCATATGGCCGGGGGTGCTCAAGAACGACATCGTGAACTACCCACTCACGGGCATCGCCGACTGGCGCGTGCTACGCGACCATACGGCCCGGGCCTTCCAGCTGTGGCGGCGGTCCGCCTAGGGCCTCTCGCAGAACACGACGGGAACGCAGACGGACAATATCCTGTGCGTTCCCGTCGTGCCGCCGCTCGCGGGGGGTTGCTCCTGTTCCCCAAGCATTCGCCATGGCCGGCTCTGGCGGTCACTCACAATCGCCTGCCAAGGAGATCGAATGAGCCAACCACCTACTGGCCTGCTAGTGGTGGCCGCATCCACAACTCGTGTGGATGAGCCATTCTTCTTGAGGATCAAGCTCCTGACCGAGCCGTATTGCGCCGACGCTAGCTGTTTCAGCGGCTCCGGAGGGAACTCGCGACCTCAGGGCAGGTACAATCACTCGCCGCGGGGCATCCGCTACATGGACAACACACCGCCCGACTGGAGAGGGTCTCTTCTCCTCGACGGAGGTGACGACTACGTGGGGCCCACACGCCTGAGACGAGACGAAGGGGTCTGGGGAGCCTTTGCCGGAGACCAGCGGCCCATCGTCACTGTGCCCCAGATCCGCTTCCGGAGCCCAGGCATCCACTACATTGCAGTCACCGACGAGGAAAGTGGCGTCCAGGGCCTGAGTAACCCCATCGTGGTGAGCGCCGATCCGCCCCAAGAGCGACTCTA
This genomic window contains:
- a CDS encoding aldo/keto reductase, which codes for MQYRQLHDGRPVPVMGLGTATYGTDPAREAQAIRAALDLGYTHIDTAERYGGGRAEQVIGEAIKGHDRSRLFLTSKVAPDNLHYQSVLHALEGTLNRLQTDYLDLYLIHWPNPSIPLEETFRALNELVSQGKVRYIGVSNFSQSQMEEAFRLTDSILATNQVHYSLTHREPEQNGVLQFCQSHDVLLTAYTPIERGRVTESHTLANMARAKGCTAVQLALAWLISKDHVITIPQSKDRKHLEENLGALEVELTAEEMDQLDRLAS
- a CDS encoding PAS domain S-box protein, whose translation is MQFTAFAVPLAVAAAMCFALGAYGWRRASYPGANSYALSMVLAGWWSLGYALELASADAAQAELFARLQYLGIVVLPVSWLAFSVQYTGGTISRREIAGLLVVPALTLAMLATNDYHGLIWDRYRMVEVHGLRMLEISRGGWFWFHTAYSYALLLLATVILVRLLGRSPRPYRGQALVLLVALLAPFLASIAYLAGLRPLGRLDLTGFMFVVTGLAMLWGMGRFHLLDIVPIASAAVIESMADGMLVLDRRRRLIWANPSAERLLGAPAATLLGRPIGDVAAAYANLLDRLKEGKEGSTEVWLDHQGRRACYDLRLSELLDDHRREPRGLVVTLRDVTAARRAQEALARSEARYRSIFDTAPSLILSVRGDGTIASVNRRTEPILGYRPEEIVSRRLEELVHPDDWPRLRRRLMDTLDAARPGGEEYRMLRKDGRAVPVHAHWAFLPDEDGPGAAVHLIEDLTERRRLEAQYRQAQKMEAVGQLAGGIAHDFNNLLTVISGHSDFLREELAGKPALLQDVEGIRQAGERAALLTRQLLAFSRRQVLEVKVMSLNEVIAGMASMLARTLGEQIALEVRLADDLWHVRADRAQIEQVVLNLALNARDAMPEGGTLTLETANVELDAGFVQEHLGSKPGPHVRLSVEDTGVGMPPEVMAHLFEPFFSTKGPDRGTGMGLASVYGIIKQLGGNIYVESQPGQGTSFRIYLARAEEPASVASTRSERPPVPRGTETILVVEDEKAVRALASSALRRLGYTVLEAAGAEEAMAHWRHSAHRPDLVLTDVVMPGMNGPELVQALRATRSGHGRPADVPVLYMTGYCQGEGGSQSLDGHVMQKPFDIGDLSRTVRRILDGGH
- a CDS encoding MerR family transcriptional regulator, whose translation is MQPLEGQPKQKVFTRDELAEQAGVSYGQIRHWEACGLLEGGDVRGATSVPIPGATVRVFSPDQKDRAVAIAQLRRAGMSLQAIRALLEFSWQASPEPILVRSRGRISAILVPSALREAVLTLCGPAVVPSEEEVMGSSVGYLGPSPCAAWTEESQFCEGSLLRRIEMRASRMTRRRFLSVSALTASVAVTAACAGATPAPAEPTAAPAEPTAPPAATAPPAEAAPASKYSEAPELAAKVAAGELPPVEERLPAEPLVVECLQEPGEYCSDLNRSLTANAPVLMSTFLWEGLIRWDTSGGGLAIAPNVASSWEVNEDATAYTFHLRPGMRWSDGEPFTADDVMFWYQDVALNEELTPSFPSWLTVAGEPVTIERVDDYTIRLSWPSPHALLLEMMCFNGTTSPIFAPAHYLKQFHPSYADPTELEAKVKEAQFETWYQLFANRNDWTANPELPNLWPWVPTGQWGLGARIVCNRNPYYWKVDTNGKQLPYFERYIVEAVENNEIILMKAIAGEIDVSLEGLGFANLSLLKEHEEDGGYTVVQWEGGYPESVYVNQSFQDPVKSALFRQREFRHALSYAINRDELNDLFWNGMALIKQPCGSSLEPYWEEGFGQTALEYDPERANAMLDAVGLDKRDGEGFRLNSEGNRLQLLLEFFGADPAGVLRADVYQQVANYWQEVGIETIARDIERTLWTQRATSNEAEMPCYAVAELLWVIDPIWYVPYGSTCYWAPGYGAWTASGGTGGLEPPEDLKELIHWYDQLKAEPDGARRAELGRNILRRHNEQVYMIGTCHGSIWPGVLKNDIVNYPLTGIADWRVLRDHTARAFQLWRRSA